From Desmodus rotundus isolate HL8 chromosome 10, HLdesRot8A.1, whole genome shotgun sequence, one genomic window encodes:
- the MRO gene encoding protein maestro, which produces MDQTQRRRLGQPRAIPTAQPKKKRTSMTSFFSKVSWKLRLQKREPLKNVIFILADRAQDPSAKKRHMAMRGLGTVAREKPDKVRKYKKIVLDLLVHGLYDPMSSEVIHESMKSLTIILGKIQGKGLGSFFIDITLQTRSLLDDEDDSLRYSAFVLFGQLAAFAGRKWKKFFTYQVKQTQDSLLIHLQDRNPHVAKACKTTFRACSPYLRQWRERGFQSEDQGKSKLCRLLSHCHPELLQYVYANKIL; this is translated from the exons atGGACCAAACACAGAGAAGAAGGCTGGGCCAGCCCCGTGCCATCCCTACCGCCCAGCCCAAGAAGAAAAGGACATCAATGACATCTTTCTTTTCCAAG GTCtcatggaaactgaggctccagaaGCGGGAGCCTCTGAAGAATGTGATTTTCATCTTGGCAGACAGAGCCCAGGACCCCAGCGCTAAAAAGCGTCACATGGCCATGAGAGGCCTAGGGACCGTGGCCCGTGAGAAACCCGACAAG GTGAGAAAGTATAAGAAAATCGTGCTAGACCTGCTGGTCCATGGATTGTATGATCCCATGAGTTCTGAAGTCATCCATGAGAGTATGAAGTCGCTGACCATCATCCTGGGCAAGATCCAAGGGAAAGGTCTGGGCTCCTTCTTCATAGACATCACTCTTCAGACCAGGTCCCTATTAGATGAC GAGGATGACAGCCTGAGATACTCGGCCTTTGTCTTGTTTGGGCAATTGGCTGCTTTTGCTGGGCGGAAATGGAAGAAATTTTTCACCTACCAAGTGAAGCAGACTCAGGATTCCCTCCTGATCCATTTACAGGATAGAAATCCCCATGTTGCCAAG GCTTGCAAAACCACGTTTCGAGCCTGTTCGCCCTATCTGAGACAGTGGAGGGAACGCGGCTTCCAGAGCGAAGATCAAGGGAAGTCCAAGCTCTGCCGGCTGCTG AGCCACTGCCATCCAGAGCTCCTGCAGTACGTCTATGCAAATAAAATCCTGTAA